In Finegoldia magna ATCC 53516, a genomic segment contains:
- a CDS encoding gamma-glutamyl-gamma-aminobutyrate hydrolase family protein produces MKIIGLTPLYDVAENRLFMLRKYIELIERNGAYAVILPFNSDRKFLEEIVDRLDGIVFTGGIDVAPSYYGEDKILECGISSNVRDELEFNLMDICYKKDIPTLGICRGLQIMNVYLGGTLYQDLKKQKDISIIHSQDKPYNDLVHEVKNYGIFKEKFGDKFYVNSLHHQAIKDVADELEVLQKSSDDIVEAAYVKDKKFFLGVQYHPEMALDTLSQGHEIVKMFLDSIK; encoded by the coding sequence ATGAAAATAATAGGACTTACACCACTTTACGATGTGGCAGAAAACAGACTTTTTATGCTTAGAAAATACATTGAACTTATCGAAAGAAACGGAGCTTACGCGGTGATTCTTCCGTTCAATTCCGATAGGAAATTCTTGGAAGAAATCGTCGACAGATTAGACGGGATTGTGTTCACAGGTGGAATTGATGTCGCTCCATCATATTATGGCGAAGACAAAATTTTGGAATGTGGAATTTCTTCAAACGTACGCGATGAATTGGAATTTAATTTGATGGATATTTGCTACAAAAAAGACATTCCAACATTGGGAATTTGTCGTGGACTACAAATAATGAATGTGTATTTGGGCGGAACTTTGTACCAAGATTTGAAAAAACAAAAGGACATTTCCATCATTCATTCCCAAGACAAACCATACAACGATTTGGTTCACGAGGTTAAAAATTACGGAATATTCAAAGAAAAATTCGGAGACAAGTTTTATGTGAATAGCCTTCATCATCAAGCAATCAAAGATGTGGCAGATGAGTTAGAAGTGTTGCAAAAATCTTCTGATGATATAGTGGAAGCGGCATACGTTAAGGACAAGAAGTTTTTCTTGGGAGTGCAATACCACCCTGAAATGGCGTTGGATACTTTATCCCAAGGTCATGAAATTGTCAAAATGTTTTTGGATTCAATAAAATAG
- a CDS encoding arsenic metallochaperone ArsD family protein has product MKMMIFENKVDENNLFENEMDNRNSVMLSFFLEKLKTKKVVVDRFKLNKNPEIFEQQGIAQKIDDGMKLPITVVDGKVVLSGRYPKSYEILDYLHIDRNILNQAYVNDKRKF; this is encoded by the coding sequence ATGAAAATGATGATTTTTGAGAACAAAGTAGACGAGAATAATTTGTTCGAAAATGAAATGGATAATAGAAATTCTGTGATGTTGTCATTTTTCTTGGAGAAATTAAAAACAAAAAAGGTCGTTGTCGACAGGTTCAAATTAAACAAGAATCCCGAAATATTCGAACAACAGGGGATTGCACAGAAAATTGATGACGGAATGAAACTTCCAATCACAGTTGTAGATGGAAAAGTTGTGCTTTCGGGAAGATATCCAAAAAGCTACGAAATATTGGATTATCTTCACATCGACAGAAATATTTTGAACCAAGCTTATGTCAACGATAAGCGTAAATTCTGA
- a CDS encoding TraX family protein, which translates to MQLLTETQRKHYLDIWHRDNGISSSGLKVIACISMLISHIVQCNMLQKFNIYPTMTLTSSDWRVTVGALMLFIGRIAFPIFAFLIVNGMFLTRSVEKYIIRLFSFAIISEIPFDLAISGEMFDFYHQNVFFTLALSACLIFVVEKIDKFDQSNLVKAILKLISVALFCVIANYYHTDYSMLGILAVFLLYLGSSSRRNTYIAILFGYFFEAYMYLFVYLSIPIIHFYNGKKGNINKWAFYIFYPTHLLLISFIRDVVL; encoded by the coding sequence ATGCAACTTTTAACTGAAACTCAAAGGAAACATTATTTGGATATTTGGCACAGAGACAATGGAATATCAAGTTCTGGACTTAAAGTAATCGCCTGTATATCCATGCTTATCAGTCACATTGTGCAATGCAATATGCTTCAAAAATTCAACATTTATCCTACGATGACACTCACATCATCTGACTGGAGAGTCACAGTAGGAGCGTTAATGCTTTTTATCGGAAGAATTGCGTTTCCGATTTTCGCATTTCTGATTGTAAATGGAATGTTTCTAACTAGAAGCGTAGAAAAATACATAATAAGGTTGTTTTCCTTTGCGATTATTTCAGAAATTCCTTTTGATTTGGCGATTAGTGGTGAAATGTTCGATTTTTATCACCAAAATGTGTTCTTCACGTTGGCACTTTCTGCGTGTCTTATATTTGTCGTAGAAAAAATCGATAAATTCGACCAATCAAATTTAGTGAAGGCGATTTTAAAATTAATTTCCGTTGCTTTATTCTGTGTAATCGCCAATTACTACCACACAGACTATTCTATGCTTGGAATTTTAGCGGTGTTCTTGTTGTATTTGGGGTCATCTTCCAGAAGGAACACTTACATAGCGATATTGTTCGGGTATTTTTTCGAAGCGTATATGTATTTGTTCGTGTATCTGTCGATTCCTATCATTCACTTTTACAACGGCAAAAAAGGCAACATCAACAAATGGGCATTCTACATTTTCTATCCAACACATTTATTGCTGATTAGTTTTATTAGAGATGTCGTGTTGTAG
- a CDS encoding membrane protein — translation MEKTKKQSEISLESFVTIAVVFGLFGYIAKVMGLGNMFNTLMKTAHDLLLNTVFFIMAIAVLTGALSKLLSEFGVIALINKIISPIMKPLYNLPGASALGILTTFLSDNPAIIGLAKDKGFAKYFKNYQLPTLCNLGTSFGMGFIVWTFMSSLGNGTEFFKAASLGVLGAVVGSVVSVRIMMHFTKKFYADTDEQVEFEEEQTIKEKEDLTLMERILNSMLEGGKSGVQAGMDIIPGVVVICTLVMILTSTGTVKNGTVVYTGAAYEGVGLIPKLGALLNPILKPLFGFTSSECIAFPLTALGSVGAALGLVPKLLEKNLITGNDIAVFTALGMCWSGYLSTHVGMMDTLNARKLAPKAILSHTIGGVAAGISAHFLYLLLG, via the coding sequence ATGGAAAAAACTAAAAAACAAAGTGAAATTTCGCTGGAATCTTTTGTGACAATCGCTGTCGTTTTCGGACTTTTCGGCTACATTGCAAAAGTTATGGGCCTTGGCAATATGTTCAATACTTTGATGAAAACGGCGCACGATTTGCTGCTTAACACTGTGTTTTTCATAATGGCAATCGCAGTTTTAACAGGTGCGTTGTCCAAGCTTTTAAGCGAATTTGGAGTTATTGCGCTAATCAACAAGATCATCAGCCCTATTATGAAACCACTTTACAATTTACCTGGAGCTTCGGCGCTTGGTATATTGACGACTTTTTTGTCGGATAATCCAGCAATCATTGGACTTGCAAAGGACAAAGGATTTGCCAAATATTTCAAGAATTATCAGCTTCCTACGTTGTGCAATTTGGGAACATCGTTCGGGATGGGATTTATCGTGTGGACTTTTATGTCTTCACTTGGAAATGGTACGGAATTTTTCAAGGCGGCATCCCTTGGAGTTTTGGGAGCAGTCGTGGGTTCTGTGGTTTCCGTAAGAATTATGATGCATTTCACGAAAAAATTCTACGCCGATACTGATGAACAAGTGGAATTTGAAGAAGAACAAACGATCAAAGAAAAAGAAGATTTGACTTTGATGGAAAGAATTTTGAATTCAATGCTTGAGGGTGGAAAATCTGGTGTACAAGCTGGGATGGACATTATTCCTGGAGTTGTTGTTATTTGTACGTTGGTTATGATTCTCACATCAACTGGAACTGTTAAGAATGGAACTGTAGTCTACACTGGAGCGGCCTATGAAGGAGTCGGTTTGATTCCAAAACTTGGAGCATTGCTAAATCCCATTTTGAAACCATTGTTCGGATTCACCTCATCAGAATGCATTGCATTTCCACTTACAGCTTTGGGAAGTGTCGGAGCAGCGCTTGGACTCGTTCCAAAATTATTGGAGAAAAATTTAATCACTGGAAATGACATCGCAGTTTTCACGGCCCTTGGAATGTGCTGGTCAGGATATTTGTCCACACATGTTGGAATGATGGACACATTAAACGCCAGAAAACTCGCACCAAAAGCAATTCTATCTCACACAATCGGAGGAGTAGCAGCTGGAATCAGCGCACATTTCTTGTATTTATTGTTAGGATAA
- a CDS encoding isochorismatase family protein encodes MEKFNVNKDDMIILLIDLQEKLVPVLHDNEYVLNHTKAVLEMARIYDIPVITTRQYPKGLGDTVECLKEYETKVFDKVDFTAKLDDVMNEIEKTGRKQIVIVGAETHICVYQTIRDLIDDYKMIVLEDCVTSRHVENKMNAIQNFREMDCLVINSETLIFDILKRAGSPEFKTLSKLIK; translated from the coding sequence ATGGAAAAGTTTAATGTGAACAAAGACGATATGATAATTTTGTTGATTGATTTGCAAGAGAAATTGGTGCCTGTTCTTCACGATAATGAATACGTGCTTAATCACACGAAGGCTGTGTTGGAGATGGCGAGAATTTACGATATTCCTGTGATTACGACACGCCAATATCCGAAAGGACTTGGAGATACTGTAGAATGTTTGAAGGAATATGAAACGAAGGTGTTCGACAAGGTTGATTTTACTGCAAAGCTTGATGATGTTATGAATGAAATCGAAAAAACTGGAAGGAAACAAATCGTAATTGTCGGAGCGGAAACTCACATTTGTGTCTACCAAACGATACGTGATTTGATTGACGATTACAAGATGATTGTGCTGGAAGATTGCGTTACAAGCAGGCATGTTGAAAATAAAATGAATGCTATCCAAAATTTTAGAGAGATGGACTGTTTGGTAATCAATTCTGAAACGTTGATTTTCGATATTTTGAAAAGGGCGGGAAGTCCTGAATTTAAAACTTTGTCGAAACTAATCAAATAA
- a CDS encoding YkvA family protein has product MIKKLFGLKNEIPTLWYAFFNKQTPLLSKIVLALSVLYVVSPVDFVPDFVAGLGILDDLILAPSLMMVAKKFIPEEIIDTSEEKAEQLNSKLKIVGIVVGVGILLLISFLIYKNVVK; this is encoded by the coding sequence ATGATTAAAAAATTATTTGGCTTGAAGAACGAAATACCAACATTGTGGTATGCATTTTTTAATAAACAAACACCATTATTGTCGAAAATAGTATTGGCATTGTCAGTGCTTTACGTAGTAAGCCCTGTGGATTTCGTGCCGGATTTCGTCGCAGGATTGGGAATCTTAGATGATTTAATCCTCGCTCCATCACTAATGATGGTGGCAAAGAAATTCATCCCCGAAGAAATCATCGACACCAGCGAAGAAAAAGCAGAACAACTAAACTCCAAACTAAAAATAGTTGGAATAGTCGTTGGAGTGGGAATACTACTTTTGATAAGCTTTTTGATTTACAAAAATGTGGTGAAATAG
- the brnQ gene encoding branched-chain amino acid transport system II carrier protein, which produces MKNRKLIFVSGFALFSMFLGAGNLIFPPFLGNKVGNQYLIATLGFLLSAVGLVFLGLLAATKSGGTIEKIGNTISPRFSLIFSTIIMLAIGPGLAIPRTAATTVEIIQKGFFKGANSVLLTVVFFACVYLFVRKPSSIIDNLGKILTPLLIATLVVIIFKGIISPVATPVNTYQIQVFQSSFEEGYQTMDALASLVFAIVVTKGFMGYGITDDKTIKQYTIKASIIAAIGLCFVYGGLIYLGAATSKFNLGNVERVDLLLYICYQHLGILGKVLICVAMALACLTTAIGLTTTVGQFFSDMLKEKTNGVISYDLIIIISTVFSAFFAVVGVEKILKISAPFLTAIYPVAIVLIFLNLFKQDTFSRNVKLGSIIGVSIYAIIVLLNGFKLDFGLLKTIESVFPMQVKSFIWIIPAAIGGLIGKIKK; this is translated from the coding sequence ATGAAAAACAGGAAATTAATATTTGTTAGTGGATTCGCACTATTTTCGATGTTTTTGGGAGCGGGGAATTTGATATTTCCACCGTTTTTGGGTAATAAAGTAGGAAATCAGTATTTGATTGCGACATTAGGATTTTTGCTAAGCGCAGTAGGACTGGTTTTCTTGGGATTACTCGCAGCGACAAAAAGCGGAGGAACAATTGAAAAAATCGGCAACACTATAAGTCCGCGATTTTCACTAATATTCTCAACTATAATTATGCTTGCGATAGGACCAGGACTTGCAATTCCAAGGACTGCAGCAACAACAGTAGAAATAATTCAAAAAGGATTTTTCAAAGGAGCAAATTCTGTTTTGCTCACGGTAGTATTTTTTGCTTGTGTGTATTTATTCGTCAGAAAACCAAGCAGCATAATAGATAATTTGGGAAAAATTTTGACGCCGTTGTTGATTGCAACTCTTGTCGTGATTATTTTCAAAGGAATAATATCTCCCGTTGCAACGCCTGTGAATACATATCAAATTCAAGTCTTCCAATCAAGCTTTGAAGAAGGATATCAAACCATGGATGCGTTGGCATCATTAGTATTTGCAATTGTAGTTACCAAAGGATTTATGGGATACGGAATTACAGATGACAAAACTATCAAACAATATACAATAAAAGCGTCAATCATAGCAGCTATAGGACTATGCTTCGTCTACGGAGGATTGATTTACCTCGGAGCTGCCACATCCAAGTTCAACCTAGGAAATGTCGAAAGAGTTGATTTGTTGTTATACATTTGCTACCAACATTTGGGGATTTTGGGAAAAGTATTAATCTGCGTTGCAATGGCATTGGCATGCCTCACAACAGCAATTGGACTTACAACAACAGTTGGACAATTCTTCAGTGATATGCTCAAAGAAAAAACAAACGGAGTTATCTCATACGATTTAATCATAATAATTTCCACAGTTTTCAGTGCATTCTTCGCGGTAGTTGGCGTTGAAAAAATACTAAAAATTTCCGCACCGTTTTTGACAGCGATATATCCTGTGGCAATAGTTTTGATTTTCTTGAATTTGTTCAAACAAGACACATTCTCACGAAACGTAAAATTAGGATCCATAATAGGAGTGTCGATTTATGCAATTATAGTACTACTTAACGGATTCAAATTGGATTTCGGTTTGTTGAAAACAATCGAATCAGTATTTCCAATGCAAGTCAAAAGTTTTATTTGGATAATTCCAGCAGCCATTGGAGGATTAATAGGAAAAATAAAAAAATAA
- a CDS encoding putative DNA modification/repair radical SAM protein has translation MELKRKLSILSDAAKYDVSCSSSGSKRKNTSDGIGAAQNSGICHSWSEDGRCISLLKILLTNKCIYSCEYCVNRKENNIERAEFTPEEVADLTINFYKRNYIEGLFLSSGVVKSPDHTMIKLIRVAEILRNEKKFNGYIHMKAIPGASEELIERLGRLIDRMSINIELPTKSSLKMLAPQKTYESIEKPMDFINESITQYKIDRKTIRKTPLFLPAGQSTQMIVGAGRESDLTIINKASSLYEDYKLKRVFYSGFVPVIKSKYTDGIKKVPMLREHRLYQADWLMRFYKFKSNEILNEQNPFFDLTLDPKAFWAVQNVANFPIEINRASYEELLRVPGFGPTYAMRIINARKFANLNYDDLTSLKISLKKAKNFILVNGVYRGQKYSTKDDLLDILRIQEGKNVTQLSFLE, from the coding sequence ATGGAATTAAAACGCAAATTATCAATATTATCAGACGCTGCCAAGTACGATGTTAGTTGTTCTTCTAGTGGTTCAAAAAGGAAAAATACCTCTGACGGAATCGGCGCGGCGCAGAATTCTGGAATATGTCACAGCTGGTCTGAAGACGGAAGGTGCATTTCGCTACTTAAAATTTTACTCACAAACAAATGCATTTACAGTTGTGAATACTGCGTCAACAGAAAAGAAAACAACATCGAAAGAGCAGAATTCACTCCAGAAGAAGTGGCTGATTTGACTATAAATTTTTACAAAAGAAATTACATAGAAGGATTATTCCTGTCGAGTGGAGTTGTAAAAAGTCCAGACCACACGATGATAAAGCTTATAAGAGTTGCGGAAATTCTTCGCAATGAGAAAAAATTCAACGGATACATTCACATGAAGGCAATCCCAGGTGCAAGTGAAGAATTAATCGAAAGACTAGGAAGGCTTATCGATCGTATGAGTATCAACATAGAACTTCCTACGAAGTCAAGCTTGAAGATGCTCGCTCCCCAAAAAACGTATGAGTCCATTGAAAAACCGATGGATTTTATTAACGAATCCATCACTCAGTACAAAATCGACAGGAAAACTATCAGAAAAACTCCTTTGTTTTTACCAGCTGGTCAATCCACTCAAATGATAGTCGGAGCAGGTCGTGAATCGGATCTTACAATTATCAACAAAGCAAGTAGCCTTTATGAAGACTATAAGCTCAAAAGAGTTTTCTATTCGGGATTTGTCCCTGTAATTAAATCGAAATACACAGACGGAATCAAAAAAGTTCCCATGCTACGTGAACACAGGTTGTATCAAGCAGATTGGCTGATGCGTTTTTACAAATTCAAATCAAACGAAATTTTGAACGAACAAAACCCGTTTTTTGATTTGACATTAGATCCCAAAGCATTCTGGGCAGTGCAAAACGTAGCAAACTTTCCAATAGAAATAAATCGCGCATCTTATGAAGAACTTCTTCGTGTTCCAGGATTCGGTCCAACATATGCGATGAGAATTATAAATGCGAGAAAATTTGCCAACCTCAACTACGACGATTTGACCTCTCTTAAAATCTCACTGAAAAAAGCTAAAAACTTCATACTTGTAAACGGAGTATACCGCGGACAAAAATACAGCACAAAAGACGATTTGCTGGATATTTTGAGAATACAAGAAGGGAAAAATGTAACACAACTTAGTTTTTTGGAGTAG
- a CDS encoding TIGR03915 family putative DNA repair protein produces MRYSYDNSLDGLFTVIFEQYRHIENSIIVVKSEQLDFLNDDIYIETNTDKSSRVKKSIIDKFGFNFYRSINYAFVSENPYKSTIIAKTIKNMYTYSYNFINSSDKIAVQFNSLCKYSTRELHAYKGLLRFKEIQDNFLFAEFEPNNDILELLTYHFKNRLRNEKFVIYDKKRNKCAIYVDNDLAFYDVQEIFKEESDEEKMFEDCWIEFYNSVGIKERQNLKLMQNNMPKRYWKYLPEKNKIYDNEK; encoded by the coding sequence ATGAGATACAGTTATGACAACAGCTTAGACGGCTTGTTTACGGTGATCTTTGAACAGTACAGACATATTGAAAATTCAATTATCGTTGTGAAATCAGAGCAATTGGATTTTTTGAATGATGACATATACATTGAAACAAATACTGACAAATCATCACGTGTGAAAAAATCGATAATAGACAAATTCGGATTCAACTTTTATCGTAGCATCAACTACGCATTCGTCTCAGAAAATCCCTACAAATCGACAATTATCGCTAAGACAATCAAAAATATGTACACATACAGCTACAACTTCATTAACTCTTCTGACAAAATTGCTGTCCAATTCAACAGCCTGTGCAAATATTCCACAAGAGAACTTCACGCATATAAAGGACTTCTTAGATTCAAAGAAATCCAAGACAATTTCTTGTTCGCAGAATTCGAACCTAACAACGATATTTTGGAATTACTCACATATCATTTCAAAAACAGATTGAGAAATGAAAAGTTTGTGATTTACGATAAGAAAAGAAATAAGTGTGCAATATATGTGGACAATGATTTGGCATTTTACGATGTACAAGAAATCTTCAAAGAAGAATCTGATGAAGAGAAAATGTTCGAAGATTGCTGGATAGAATTCTACAATTCAGTCGGTATAAAAGAACGCCAAAACCTCAAACTTATGCAGAATAATATGCCGAAAAGATACTGGAAATATTTACCAGAGAAAAATAAAATTTACGATAACGAAAAATAA